A single genomic interval of Fibrobacter sp. UWB4 harbors:
- the ilvC gene encoding ketol-acid reductoisomerase, producing the protein MNYFNSIPMRRQLEEIGHCRFMEHSEFSRGVEALKGKKIVFVGCGAQGLHQGLDLRDSGLDVSYTLRKEAIEQKRQSWKNATENGFKVGTYEEMIPDADLVCNLTPDKQHHNVIPAIMKLMKKGAALSYSHGFNIVEEGQEIRKDITVIMVAPKGPGSEVRSEYLRGFGMPCLIAVHPENDPEGKGWDYAKAYAAGLHADRPGVLESSFVAEVKSDLMGEQTILCGMLQTGTILCYDKMVKEFGIDKAYAVKLLQYGWETISEALKHGGITNMMDRLSNPAKIRATELAEKMKKIMKPLYQEHQDNIISGKFSSTMMVDWEAGDKDLLKWRGETGELEFEKVAATDKQITEQEYFDRGVLMTAMIKAGVELAFETMCSVGIKPMSAYYESLHETPLIANLIARKKLFEMNRVISDTAEYGCYLFANKCVPLLADFMKNEVKKGDIGDIFNEGNTNAVDNEELIKVNKNIRQHPVEEVGAWLRDRMSGMTKVV; encoded by the coding sequence ATGAATTATTTCAACTCTATCCCTATGCGTCGCCAACTCGAAGAAATTGGCCACTGCCGTTTCATGGAACATTCTGAATTCAGCCGTGGTGTTGAAGCCCTCAAGGGTAAGAAGATTGTGTTCGTCGGTTGCGGTGCTCAGGGTCTCCATCAGGGTCTCGACCTTCGCGATAGCGGTTTGGATGTTTCCTACACGCTCCGCAAGGAAGCCATCGAACAGAAGCGCCAGTCCTGGAAGAACGCTACTGAAAACGGCTTCAAGGTCGGTACTTATGAAGAAATGATTCCGGATGCAGACCTCGTTTGCAACCTCACACCGGATAAGCAGCACCACAACGTGATCCCGGCTATCATGAAGCTCATGAAGAAGGGCGCAGCTCTCTCTTACAGCCATGGTTTCAACATCGTCGAAGAAGGCCAGGAAATCCGTAAGGACATCACTGTGATCATGGTCGCTCCGAAGGGACCGGGTTCCGAAGTTCGTTCTGAATACCTCCGTGGTTTCGGTATGCCGTGCCTTATCGCTGTCCACCCGGAAAACGACCCTGAAGGCAAGGGCTGGGACTATGCCAAGGCTTACGCTGCTGGTCTCCATGCTGACCGTCCGGGCGTTCTCGAAAGCTCTTTCGTCGCCGAAGTGAAGTCTGACCTCATGGGCGAACAGACCATCCTTTGCGGTATGCTCCAGACCGGTACGATCCTTTGCTACGACAAGATGGTGAAGGAATTCGGTATCGACAAGGCTTACGCTGTGAAGCTCCTCCAGTACGGCTGGGAAACGATTTCCGAAGCCCTCAAGCATGGTGGCATCACGAACATGATGGACCGTCTCTCCAACCCGGCTAAGATCCGCGCAACGGAACTTGCTGAAAAGATGAAGAAGATCATGAAGCCGCTCTATCAGGAACATCAGGACAACATCATCTCTGGCAAGTTCTCCAGCACGATGATGGTTGACTGGGAAGCTGGCGACAAGGACCTCCTCAAGTGGCGTGGCGAAACCGGCGAACTCGAATTCGAAAAGGTTGCCGCAACTGACAAGCAGATCACCGAACAGGAATACTTCGACCGTGGCGTTCTCATGACCGCTATGATCAAGGCCGGTGTGGAACTCGCTTTCGAAACCATGTGCTCTGTGGGCATCAAGCCGATGAGCGCTTACTACGAATCCCTCCACGAAACTCCGCTCATTGCAAACCTCATCGCTCGTAAGAAGCTGTTCGAAATGAACCGCGTCATCAGCGATACTGCAGAATACGGCTGCTACCTCTTTGCTAACAAGTGCGTTCCTCTCCTCGCTGACTTCATGAAGAACGAAGTCAAGAAGGGCGACATTGGCGATATCTTCAACGAAGGCAATACCAACGCTGTCGATAACGAAGAACTCATCAAGGTGAACAAGAACATCCGTCAGCATCCGGTGGAAGAAGTCGGTGCTTGGCTCCGTGACCGCATGTCCGGCATGACGAAAGTTGTCTAA